TCAACAATAAAAGAATAAGATAATGTTTTATGTTATGACTCAAACTCCCATTTTGACCAGCCTAAGTACAAACTAGCTACTTGCTTACAAAGTTACAAACCACGACCAAAGTTAACCATCTCTAAAACTAGTCAGGCAACAAACTGTACAGCCAGATTAAAGACGTACTTCATATAATTAGAGAATAGCTTTACAAAATCTAATATTCTTACACCTTGGTTTCAAATTTCTCAAGGCTtttgttaaatattacaaataacAAGAGTATAAGACAATGGACAAGGCAAAGAAATGGGAGGAAGACTGGAAATGTAAGAGCAGAAATTAAAAAGATGAGTATTAACTAACATAAACTGACTTTAGGAAGCACCAATTGTCAATTTAGGCTTTGTTTTGTTCGACTTActttgacttatttcaaacaaaataagttcagataagttcagataagttcagataatataagttcagcaaaaatatgtttttttcagacattttcacacacaaataagtttatttcagacaaaataagcttttttcagataaaataagtgcaGATAAGTTATGTTCAGATAATATatgttcagtcaaaataagtccaatagaacagTAAGCAACATGTTCTATTTTTTTCCTAGTAGGCACCAAGCACAACCAAGTGCCAGCCCACTTGGACTTCAAAATTGAAGTCTCCGTATTAGAAATttattagaaaaaataatagacaaataaaataatcaaaCAACAAGTGCCTCTAGATATTAGGAAGAAATATTCACCTTGTTGTTGATCAAGTTATGGAGGGCAATCACACTTCGGATAAGAGAAGACAGATATATAACCAACATCATGTCGTTTGTTTTGACTGCAAAAACAAGCAGGTACACACAATCACAAAAAATACAGTATATAATCCAGGAAAAATATTGataatgattttttttcaataCCTGCAAAAGCCTTGACCAACTCAAGGACACTGAGATTAGGGAAAAGGTTGAACACATCCTACACAAAAATTAGTAATAAGATTTGCTAGCAAGAATAGTAAATAATATAAGAAGAAACTTAGGAATAAGGCTAATCAAAGGATCTGCTAGCAAGAAAAGCTTATAACAAAAGAACTGCAAAGTTAAGCGTATTAACATGGGAAATAAATGTAACAAATTGTAACTTTGAGGACACAAATATGAAGTAACATAATAGGCAGTTCTCCTCCGACGACGGAGAATCACGATAGAAAACATGCAGCAGTGAATTTGGTAATTTTATTTTACTGTTCATTGACTCTTTGTCTAAGGCTTGCCCTAAGCCCCCTGTTTAATAAAGGATTCTTTATCAAGTAATATTATTCTGGGTGACAAAGTTTTACTAAATCTCATAATAATGCACAGCATATCACGCCTCGTAATGTTGGCACCCTCACCTCCGCCTTCCATCTTCATTTCTGTCCCTAATTTTCTGCAACTATAATAATACACAAGCACCCACATAGACCCGCGACCTAGAGGTTATATTTGGTAGAACGTACCATACATTTAGTTATCAAACAAAATATCACTAGGAATTAAGAACAGATacaaaaaaaagaagcaaaacTAAGGATGAACAAACCTGCAAGTGGTACAGTATTTCATGGTTTAGTGGGAGTTTTCCTTCGATGACAAGTTCGAGATAACCACGAATCTCCCGTAAACGAGCATTTAACCCCTTTAGAGCTGCAAGTTTCCCGATCACCTGCTCATAAAATTGGGGTTAGTTTTTCTCCAACAAAACACACGGTGACAAATAAGTATCTTTACCCTTATCAGTCCTTTCCGCTATCCAAACACAGAATAACATTAAGCCAAAAAATAGCAGAGTACTTAAAGGAATTACCTCAGTTGCTAGAGTACTGACGGTTGTATCTTTCACGTCTCTAAGCAAGTGCTCAACTCCTACAACATTATCGTATATACATGATGAAAGTTTAAAAAATTTGATACATCAGAAATCTACAAGAACCCAAGAATATTTTACATAATAGTATCTGTTTTTATATATTAGTAGTGAAATATGGTCAAAGTAAGACAAAAAAATAGTGCCAAAAGTCCAAATGATGCAACAATTTTGAAACAAAACAACCATGTTCAGTGGTAAGACTTACCAATTTCCTCTACTTCATGGGCAGCAATTTCAGAAGGAACATGTGCAAATACTTTTTGGCTCTTCTGTGTTGCATTCTGTAAATGACGAACATGCGAATTTGAATTAGCCATTGAAGTGGCAGTTTCTTTATATAACATGACTAAATGAGGTTAGAATGCTGATCAGACAACAGGGGGAAAAAATTGAATCCTACCTCTTTAACCTCTTCAACGGCATAATAAGCCTTTGTTGGTATTCCCAGCTCTTCTGGTTGTACATCAATGATAACCAAGACCGGATTTGGAACATAGCTATAACACCCGAAATATATGTAAAGCTAGAGTCAGGTCAACAGCAATAGGGAACAAAAATTCTGCTTATTAGTCTTGTAAGAGAAGTCGGTGTA
This genomic stretch from Spinacia oleracea cultivar Varoflay chromosome 3, BTI_SOV_V1, whole genome shotgun sequence harbors:
- the LOC110788063 gene encoding 26S proteasome non-ATPase regulatory subunit 7 homolog A codes for the protein MDVIKIQQISSSKAIEKVVVHPLVLLSVVDHYNRVARDTKKRVIGVLLGSTFKGTVDVTNSYAVPFEEDDKDPSIWFLDHNYHESMFSMFWRINAKEHVVGWYSTGPKLRENDLDVHRLFSDYVPNPVLVIIDVQPEELGIPTKAYYAVEEVKENATQKSQKVFAHVPSEIAAHEVEEIGVEHLLRDVKDTTVSTLATEVIGKLAALKGLNARLREIRGYLELVIEGKLPLNHEILYHLQDVFNLFPNLSVLELVKAFAVKTNDMMLVIYLSSLIRSVIALHNLINNKMLNKEHEKSEDSKSIPVAVAAGC